One segment of Pandoraea pnomenusa DNA contains the following:
- a CDS encoding TetR family transcriptional regulator, with product MARRTKEEAIETRNLLLDTAETVFAQKGVSRTSLADIAEAAGLTRGAIYWHFKNKIDLFNAMTDRIRLPMERMIDEECAEPEDGDPMVRMHEICKLVLKETARNERRRRVLDILFHKCEYTNEMLSVLERQREACADGKQRIMRDMERAIARGQLPAQLDTRRAAIMLHALVVGMMSDWLFLPDYDLGVECDAVVDGFFDMLRTSPAMRRPGTPAVQNATV from the coding sequence ATGGCCCGCAGAACCAAAGAGGAAGCGATCGAGACGCGCAATCTGTTGCTCGACACCGCGGAGACGGTGTTCGCACAGAAGGGTGTGTCGCGCACGTCGCTGGCCGATATCGCCGAAGCCGCCGGCCTGACCCGTGGCGCCATTTACTGGCACTTCAAGAACAAGATCGACCTGTTCAATGCCATGACGGACCGCATCCGTCTGCCGATGGAGCGCATGATCGACGAGGAATGCGCCGAGCCGGAAGACGGCGACCCCATGGTGCGCATGCACGAAATCTGCAAACTGGTGCTCAAGGAAACGGCTCGCAACGAGCGCCGCCGCCGGGTGCTGGACATTCTGTTCCACAAGTGCGAGTACACGAACGAGATGCTTTCCGTGCTCGAGCGCCAGCGCGAGGCCTGCGCCGACGGCAAGCAACGCATCATGCGCGACATGGAACGCGCCATTGCGCGCGGCCAGTTGCCCGCGCAGCTCGATACCCGGCGCGCTGCCATCATGCTGCATGCGCTGGTCGTCGGCATGATGTCGGACTGGCTGTTCCTGCCGGACTACGATCTCGGCGTGGAATGCGATGCAGTGGTCGACGGCTTTTTCGACATGCTGCGAACCAGTCCCGCCATGCGGCGGCCCGGCACCCCCGCCGTGCAGAACGCAACGGTCTGA
- the modB gene encoding molybdate ABC transporter permease subunit — translation MSLTPEEWGIVALSLRVGLWGTLCSLPFAYAAAWLLARRQFPGKALLDAVLHLPLVLPPVVVGFALLVLFGAQGAIGKVLFEWFHFTFAFRWTGAALAAGVMGFPLLVRAIRQALESADIRLEQAAQTLGAGPCLTFLCVTLPLTATGVLHGFVLAFARALGEFGATITFVSNIPGQTQTLPLAIYTATQVPDGDAMVWRLCAISVVLAVATLILSEVLIRFGHRKALGHDG, via the coding sequence ATGAGTCTGACCCCGGAAGAATGGGGCATCGTGGCGCTCAGTCTGCGCGTAGGTTTGTGGGGCACGCTTTGCAGCCTGCCCTTCGCCTACGCCGCCGCCTGGCTGCTCGCCCGCCGGCAGTTTCCCGGCAAGGCGCTGCTCGATGCCGTTCTGCATCTGCCCCTCGTGCTGCCGCCCGTGGTGGTCGGCTTCGCACTGCTCGTGCTGTTCGGTGCGCAAGGCGCCATCGGCAAGGTGCTGTTCGAATGGTTCCACTTCACCTTCGCGTTTCGCTGGACGGGCGCCGCGCTGGCCGCCGGCGTGATGGGATTTCCCTTGCTCGTGCGCGCCATCCGGCAAGCGCTGGAGTCCGCCGACATCCGTCTCGAGCAGGCGGCGCAGACGCTGGGCGCCGGCCCTTGCCTCACGTTCCTGTGCGTCACGCTGCCACTCACCGCCACTGGCGTGCTGCACGGCTTCGTGCTTGCCTTCGCGCGCGCCCTGGGCGAATTCGGCGCCACGATCACGTTCGTGTCGAACATCCCCGGGCAGACACAGACCCTGCCGCTCGCGATCTACACCGCCACCCAGGTGCCCGACGGCGACGCCATGGTCTGGCGTCTCTGCGCGATTTCCGTGGTGCTGGCCGTGGCCACGCTCATTCTGTCCGAGGTGCTCATCCGCTTCGGTCATCGCAAGGCGCTCGGTCATGACGGTTGA
- the modC gene encoding molybdenum ABC transporter ATP-binding protein has translation MTVDVRVRHRFGDFALDAEFAAGMGVTALFGPSGSGKSTVVNAVSGLLRPDSGRIVVGDDVLFDSASGIALPAWRRRIGYVFQDARLLPHLSVRQNLLFGRWLRRRDVSAAGTGAIALAHVVDVLNLGHLLSRRPGALSGGEKQRVGIGRALLSCPRLLLMDEPLASLDHARRLEVLDYLNRIRHELKLPVLYVTHSLDEVMRLADQVVLFKDGRTISQGAPADVLNVHRDALDGVADAPGTVLETRIVAHDARYGLTELAVCATPGADNAPPREAIRLRVPRAGGDVGDTCRILVRERDVAVATAAPVDTSVLNVLRARVCALRDLGDAVEVSATLLGDAAMPDNDAGVTLRARITRFSADQLRLTTGRDVYLLVKSVALTR, from the coding sequence ATGACGGTTGACGTTCGCGTTCGACATCGGTTCGGCGACTTCGCCCTCGACGCCGAATTCGCGGCGGGCATGGGGGTCACGGCGCTGTTCGGTCCCTCCGGCAGCGGCAAGAGCACCGTGGTGAACGCCGTGTCCGGGCTGCTCCGTCCGGACAGTGGCCGGATCGTGGTGGGCGACGACGTGCTCTTCGACAGTGCCTCGGGCATTGCGCTGCCCGCGTGGCGCCGACGCATCGGCTATGTGTTCCAGGATGCACGCCTGCTCCCGCATCTGAGCGTGCGGCAGAACCTGCTCTTCGGCCGCTGGCTGCGACGCCGCGACGTGAGCGCCGCGGGCACGGGAGCCATTGCCCTGGCGCATGTCGTCGACGTACTGAACCTTGGACATTTGCTCTCACGCCGCCCCGGCGCGCTGTCCGGCGGCGAGAAGCAGCGGGTGGGCATCGGCCGCGCGCTGCTCTCCTGCCCGCGGCTGCTGCTCATGGACGAGCCGCTGGCATCGCTCGATCACGCGCGGCGTCTTGAAGTCCTCGACTATCTCAATCGCATCCGTCACGAACTGAAGCTGCCGGTGCTGTACGTCACGCATTCGCTCGACGAGGTCATGCGCCTGGCCGACCAGGTCGTGTTGTTCAAGGACGGCCGCACGATCTCCCAGGGGGCCCCGGCCGACGTGCTCAACGTGCACCGCGACGCACTCGACGGCGTCGCCGACGCCCCCGGCACGGTGCTCGAGACGCGCATCGTCGCACACGACGCCCGATACGGCCTGACGGAACTTGCGGTCTGCGCGACACCCGGCGCGGACAATGCGCCCCCCCGCGAGGCGATACGGCTGCGCGTGCCGCGGGCGGGCGGCGACGTGGGCGACACTTGCCGCATCCTCGTGCGGGAACGCGATGTCGCGGTTGCGACGGCCGCACCGGTCGACACCAGCGTGCTCAACGTGCTGCGCGCGCGCGTCTGCGCCTTGCGCGACCTGGGCGATGCCGTGGAAGTCAGCGCCACCCTGCTCGGCGACGCGGCAATGCCGGACAACGATGCGGGCGTGACATTGCGCGCGCGCATCACGCGCTTCTCGGCCGATCAACTGCGGCTCACCACCGGTCGCGACGTCTACCTGCTCGTCAAATCGGTCGCGCTCACACGCTGA
- the adeC gene encoding AdeC/AdeK/OprM family multidrug efflux complex outer membrane factor produces MKHKALPMALAAAFLAGCTLAPHYERPEAPVATAFPTGPAYKTPGAANQNGTAGSNAVAAADLGWRDFFTDPRLQKLIEIALQNNRDLRVSMLNIEAARAQYQIQRSALLPSVGAAGQASVQRSPADLTSSGRAGISRSYQVGVGFTSYELDLFGRIQSLKDQALETYLASEDTARAAHITLVSEVATAYLTWLADQELLKLTEDTLKSQQSSYDLTKRSFNVGTASGLDLRQAQTPVDTARANYAQYTRQVAQDENALALLIGQPLPADLPPGRPLDGQGLLADLPAGLPSDLLLRRPDVTAAEHTLKGANANIGAARAAFFPSISLTASAGTASASLSNLFKGGQGAWSFAPTITLPIFAGGQNIANLELAKVQKRIEIANYEKAIQTAFREVSDGLAARGTLDDQIAAQESLVRASDESYKLSDLRYRNGVDSYLNALVSQRSLYSAQQTLIATRLARWTNLVTLYKALGGGWEERTVPANADAASAPAAPAASS; encoded by the coding sequence ATGAAGCACAAAGCATTGCCGATGGCCTTGGCGGCAGCGTTCCTGGCAGGCTGTACCCTCGCGCCGCACTATGAGCGGCCCGAGGCGCCAGTTGCCACGGCGTTCCCCACGGGCCCGGCCTACAAGACACCGGGAGCGGCGAATCAGAACGGCACCGCCGGCAGCAATGCCGTGGCGGCCGCCGATCTGGGCTGGCGCGATTTCTTCACCGACCCGCGCCTGCAGAAGCTGATCGAGATCGCGTTGCAAAACAATCGCGACCTGCGTGTGTCGATGCTCAACATCGAGGCCGCGCGTGCGCAATACCAGATTCAGCGCTCCGCGCTGTTGCCCTCGGTGGGGGCGGCAGGGCAGGCGTCGGTACAGCGGTCGCCGGCTGATCTGACGTCGTCCGGACGCGCGGGCATCAGCCGCAGCTATCAGGTCGGCGTGGGCTTCACGTCCTACGAACTCGATTTGTTCGGTCGGATTCAGAGTCTGAAGGATCAGGCGCTGGAGACGTACCTGGCGAGCGAGGATACGGCGCGGGCCGCGCACATCACGCTGGTCTCCGAAGTGGCTACGGCGTATCTCACGTGGCTGGCCGATCAGGAACTGCTCAAGCTGACTGAAGACACGCTCAAGAGCCAGCAATCGTCCTATGACCTGACCAAGCGCAGTTTCAACGTGGGTACGGCTTCCGGGCTGGATCTGCGTCAGGCGCAAACGCCGGTGGATACGGCGCGCGCGAATTACGCACAGTACACGCGTCAGGTGGCACAGGACGAGAACGCCCTCGCGCTGCTCATCGGTCAGCCGCTGCCGGCGGATTTGCCACCGGGGCGTCCGCTCGACGGGCAGGGGTTGCTTGCGGATCTGCCGGCCGGCCTGCCGTCGGATCTGCTGCTGCGCCGGCCCGACGTCACCGCCGCCGAGCACACGCTCAAGGGTGCCAACGCCAACATTGGCGCCGCGCGTGCCGCGTTCTTCCCGTCGATCTCGCTTACGGCGAGCGCGGGTACGGCGAGCGCATCGCTGAGCAATCTGTTCAAGGGCGGGCAGGGTGCCTGGTCATTCGCACCGACCATCACGCTGCCGATCTTCGCGGGCGGGCAAAACATCGCCAACCTCGAACTGGCCAAGGTGCAAAAGCGTATCGAGATCGCCAACTACGAGAAGGCGATTCAGACGGCGTTCCGCGAAGTCTCCGACGGGCTGGCCGCACGTGGCACGCTCGACGACCAGATCGCGGCGCAGGAGTCGCTCGTGAGGGCCAGCGACGAGAGCTACAAGCTCTCGGATCTGCGCTATCGCAACGGCGTCGACAGCTATCTGAACGCGCTGGTCTCGCAACGCTCGCTGTACTCGGCGCAGCAGACACTGATCGCCACGCGACTGGCACGCTGGACCAATCTCGTCACGCTGTACAAGGCGCTCGGCGGCGGATGGGAAGAGCGCACCGTTCCGGCGAATGCGGACGCGGCGTCGGCCCCGGCGGCCCCGGCGGCCTCATCGTGA
- a CDS encoding molybdopterin-dependent oxidoreductase, whose amino-acid sequence MTFRKSLQRLPSDSPVVRDGEAIVREARARVARHVAEPSRRAFLTRTLSLGGLALLSGCSLDDNAGVASALDGISRWNDRVQAALFRQDVLAPTFSESQITRPFPFNAFYGMDEAPVIDEADYRLELSGLIAERAPWRLDAIREFARVRTAEQITRHVCVEGWSAIGRWGGVTFGDFLRRIGADTTARYVGFKCADDYYTSIDMPTALHPQTLLALTYDGRTLPREYGFPMKLRIPTKLGYKNPKHIRAIFVTNRYPGGYWEDQGYNWFGGS is encoded by the coding sequence ATGACCTTCAGGAAATCCCTTCAGCGCCTGCCGTCGGACAGCCCGGTCGTACGTGACGGCGAGGCCATCGTGCGGGAAGCGCGGGCGCGGGTGGCGCGTCATGTCGCGGAGCCCTCGCGGCGCGCGTTTCTCACGCGCACGCTCTCGCTGGGCGGCCTGGCGCTGCTCTCGGGGTGCTCGCTCGACGACAACGCCGGCGTGGCGTCCGCGCTCGACGGCATCTCGCGGTGGAACGACCGCGTGCAGGCCGCATTGTTTCGCCAGGACGTGCTGGCGCCGACGTTCTCCGAGTCGCAGATCACCCGCCCGTTCCCGTTCAACGCCTTCTATGGCATGGATGAGGCGCCCGTCATCGACGAGGCGGACTATCGGCTGGAGTTGTCGGGCCTCATTGCCGAGCGCGCGCCATGGCGGCTCGACGCGATACGCGAGTTCGCGCGAGTCCGCACGGCGGAGCAGATCACGCGCCACGTATGCGTGGAAGGATGGAGCGCGATCGGCCGGTGGGGCGGGGTGACGTTCGGCGACTTCCTGCGGCGCATCGGGGCCGACACGACGGCACGCTACGTTGGCTTCAAATGCGCCGACGATTACTACACGAGCATCGACATGCCCACGGCGCTGCATCCGCAGACGTTGCTCGCGCTGACCTACGACGGCCGCACGCTGCCGAGGGAATACGGCTTTCCGATGAAGCTGCGCATTCCCACCAAGCTCGGCTACAAGAATCCCAAGCATATCCGCGCGATCTTCGTGACGAACAGGTATCCGGGCGGATATTGGGAGGACCAGGGCTACAACTGGTTCGGCGGCAGTTGA
- a CDS encoding efflux RND transporter permease subunit: MAKFFIDRPIFAWVIAIVIMLAGALSILKLPVSQYPPIAPPSVQITATYPGASAQTVQDTVTQVIEQQMNGIDHLEYMSSTSDGSGTAQITLTFAQGTNPDIAQVQVQNKLQLATPLLPQQVQQQGIRVAKATKNFLLVIGAYSDDGKMSDIDLANYIAANVQDPISRVNGVGQVQLFGSQYAMRVWVDPQKLNGYNLTVIDVSNAIQSQNVQVSAGELGGAPAVKGQQLNATVMAQSRLQTPEQFRKILLKVNKDGSQVRLGDVARVELGGESYQVVARYNGKPAAGLAITLATGANALQTATAVKQAVTELEPYFPAGMKVDYPYDTTPFVKISIEEVIKTLIEGIVLVFLVMYLFLQNLRATIIPTIAVPVVLLGTFGIMGAAGFSINTLSMFGLVLAIGLLVDDAIVVVENVERVMAEEGLSPKEATKKAMGQIVGALVGVALVLSAVFVPMAFFGGSTGAIYRQFSLTIVAAMALSVLVAIVLTPAMCATILKPIKKGEVHEKRGFFGWFNRKFDSSSKAYQGQVERILKRSTPFVIVYVVIVAVVGFLFVRMPTAFLPDEDQGYFFNLVQLPPGATQERTLDVMKQVEKHYLEKEKDAVRSIFTVTGFGFNGRGQNVGIAFTMMRPWDERQSSNLKVQAVIARSYQAFASVKDAMIFAINPPSVPELGNAGGIDFELQDRAGLGHDALMAARNQFLGMAAKNPNLANMRPNGLDDTPQYKVDVDEEKASALGLSIADVYTTLSASWGSSYVNDFIDHGRVKKVYVMAEPKDRMLPQDINKLYVRNASGTMVPFSAFATGKWIYGSPRLERYNGVPAVEIQGMPAPGKSSGDAMKAVEEIAKQLPAGIGLEWTGLSFEERISGSQAPALYAISILIVFLCLAALYESWSIPFSVILVVPLGVLGALLAATLRGLSNDVYFQVGLLTTVGLSAKNAILIVEFAKDLQEQGRTLMEATMEAVRLRLRPILMTSMAFILGVLPLAISNGAGSASQHAIGTGVIGGMLAATFLAIYYVPIFFVLVRKRFAHEDLDTVEHPEARHENPDATDGPAKEGN; the protein is encoded by the coding sequence ATGGCAAAGTTTTTTATCGATCGCCCGATCTTTGCTTGGGTGATCGCCATTGTGATCATGCTGGCCGGCGCGCTTTCGATCCTGAAGCTGCCGGTCTCGCAATACCCGCCGATCGCACCGCCGTCCGTGCAGATCACCGCGACCTATCCGGGCGCCTCCGCGCAGACCGTGCAGGATACGGTCACGCAGGTGATCGAGCAGCAGATGAACGGTATCGATCACCTCGAATACATGTCGTCGACGTCCGACGGCTCGGGGACCGCCCAGATCACGCTGACGTTCGCCCAGGGCACGAACCCCGACATCGCGCAGGTGCAGGTGCAGAACAAGCTGCAACTCGCCACGCCGCTGCTGCCGCAGCAGGTGCAGCAGCAGGGGATCCGGGTGGCCAAGGCGACCAAGAACTTCCTGCTGGTGATCGGTGCTTACTCCGATGACGGCAAGATGTCCGACATCGACCTCGCGAACTACATTGCCGCGAACGTGCAGGATCCGATCAGCCGTGTGAACGGCGTGGGTCAGGTTCAGCTCTTCGGCTCGCAGTATGCGATGCGCGTGTGGGTCGATCCGCAGAAGCTCAACGGGTACAACCTCACCGTCATCGACGTCTCGAACGCCATTCAGTCGCAGAACGTGCAGGTCTCGGCGGGCGAGCTCGGTGGCGCGCCGGCGGTGAAGGGCCAGCAGCTCAACGCCACCGTGATGGCGCAGAGCCGTCTGCAGACGCCCGAGCAGTTCCGCAAGATTCTGCTCAAGGTCAACAAGGACGGCTCGCAGGTGCGTCTGGGCGACGTTGCGCGCGTGGAACTCGGCGGCGAGTCGTATCAGGTCGTCGCACGTTACAACGGCAAACCCGCGGCCGGTCTGGCCATCACGCTGGCCACCGGTGCGAACGCGCTGCAGACGGCCACCGCCGTCAAGCAGGCCGTGACGGAGCTCGAACCGTACTTCCCGGCCGGCATGAAGGTCGACTACCCGTACGACACCACGCCGTTCGTGAAGATCTCGATCGAGGAAGTGATCAAGACCCTCATCGAAGGTATCGTGCTGGTGTTCCTGGTGATGTATCTGTTCCTGCAGAACCTGCGGGCGACGATCATTCCGACGATTGCGGTGCCGGTGGTGCTGCTCGGCACGTTCGGCATCATGGGCGCCGCGGGCTTCTCCATCAATACGCTGTCGATGTTCGGTCTCGTGCTGGCCATCGGTTTGCTGGTGGACGATGCGATCGTGGTGGTGGAGAACGTGGAGCGGGTGATGGCCGAGGAGGGCCTCAGTCCGAAGGAAGCGACGAAGAAGGCCATGGGCCAGATCGTCGGCGCGCTGGTGGGCGTGGCGCTCGTGCTCTCGGCGGTGTTCGTGCCGATGGCATTCTTCGGTGGCTCGACCGGCGCCATCTATCGTCAGTTCTCGCTGACCATCGTGGCGGCCATGGCGCTGTCGGTGCTCGTGGCCATCGTGCTCACGCCGGCCATGTGCGCGACGATCCTCAAGCCGATCAAGAAGGGCGAGGTGCACGAGAAGCGTGGCTTCTTCGGCTGGTTCAACCGCAAGTTCGACAGCAGCTCGAAGGCGTATCAGGGACAGGTGGAGCGCATCCTGAAGCGCTCCACGCCGTTCGTGATCGTCTACGTGGTGATCGTCGCCGTGGTGGGCTTCCTGTTCGTGCGCATGCCGACGGCGTTCCTGCCCGACGAGGACCAGGGTTACTTCTTCAACCTCGTGCAATTGCCGCCGGGTGCGACGCAGGAGCGTACGCTCGACGTGATGAAGCAGGTCGAGAAGCACTACCTCGAGAAGGAAAAGGACGCCGTGCGTTCGATCTTCACGGTCACCGGCTTTGGCTTCAATGGCCGTGGTCAGAACGTGGGTATCGCCTTCACGATGATGCGCCCGTGGGATGAGCGTCAGTCGTCGAACCTGAAGGTGCAGGCCGTGATCGCACGTTCGTACCAGGCATTCGCCAGCGTGAAGGACGCCATGATCTTCGCGATCAACCCGCCGTCGGTGCCCGAACTGGGTAACGCGGGCGGTATCGACTTCGAGTTGCAGGATCGCGCGGGCCTCGGTCACGACGCGCTCATGGCCGCCCGCAACCAGTTCCTGGGCATGGCGGCGAAGAACCCGAACCTCGCGAACATGCGTCCGAACGGTCTGGACGACACGCCGCAGTACAAGGTCGACGTCGACGAGGAGAAAGCCTCGGCACTGGGGCTGTCGATCGCCGACGTGTACACCACGCTCTCGGCGTCGTGGGGCTCCTCGTACGTGAACGACTTCATCGACCACGGTCGTGTGAAGAAGGTGTACGTCATGGCCGAACCGAAGGACCGCATGTTGCCGCAGGACATCAACAAGCTGTACGTGCGCAACGCCAGCGGGACAATGGTGCCGTTCTCGGCCTTCGCGACCGGCAAGTGGATCTACGGCTCGCCTCGACTGGAGCGCTACAACGGTGTGCCGGCCGTGGAAATCCAGGGCATGCCGGCGCCGGGCAAGTCGTCGGGCGACGCCATGAAGGCGGTCGAGGAAATTGCCAAGCAGCTCCCGGCGGGTATCGGTCTGGAGTGGACGGGGCTGTCGTTCGAAGAGCGCATTTCGGGCTCGCAGGCGCCGGCGCTGTATGCGATTTCGATTCTGATCGTGTTCCTGTGCCTGGCTGCGCTGTACGAAAGCTGGTCGATTCCGTTCTCGGTGATTCTGGTGGTGCCGCTTGGAGTGTTGGGGGCGCTGCTTGCCGCCACGCTGCGCGGGCTGTCGAACGACGTGTACTTCCAGGTGGGTCTGCTCACGACCGTGGGTCTGTCGGCGAAGAACGCGATTCTGATCGTGGAATTCGCCAAGGATCTGCAGGAGCAGGGCCGCACGCTCATGGAAGCGACGATGGAGGCGGTGCGACTGCGTCTGCGCCCGATTCTGATGACGTCGATGGCGTTCATCCTGGGGGTGCTGCCGCTGGCGATCTCCAACGGTGCGGGCTCGGCGTCGCAGCATGCGATCGGTACCGGCGTGATCGGCGGTATGCTGGCCGCGACGTTCCTCGCGATCTACTACGTGCCGATCTTCTTCGTGCTGGTGCGCAAACGCTTCGCGCATGAGGATCTGGATACGGTGGAGCATCCGGAAGCGCGTCATGAAAACCCGGACGCAACCGACGGTCCCGCCAAGGAAGGAAACTGA
- a CDS encoding efflux RND transporter periplasmic adaptor subunit, whose translation MHVKRSSLGMVTAVAIAVMTLAACGKKPQQPQAMVPEVGVVTLQPQNVTLTTDLPGRTSPYRVADVRARVDGIVLKRDFTEGGDVKAGQRLYKIDPATYQAAYENAKATLAKAVANQASTKLLADRYKQLVAAEAVSKQDYDNAVAAALQADADVQAGKAAVDTARINLGYTDVPAPISGRTGLSQVTEGAYVQAGAATLMTTVQQIDPMYVDVTQSAADGLRLRRALADGKLQSAGKNAAAVSLTLEDGTKYPLEGKLQFSDITVDQTTGSVTVRAIFPNPNRELLPGMFVHATLREGVKEGGLLVPQQGVTRDQKGQPTALIVNKEGKVELRQLVTDRAIGDKWLVSSGLAAGDQVIVAGLQKVRPGAPAKAVPAQLPGAQAPAGASAPAAAAAAPASQADAASSAKAQ comes from the coding sequence ATGCACGTCAAGAGAAGTTCACTGGGGATGGTCACTGCCGTAGCAATCGCGGTCATGACCCTGGCCGCATGCGGCAAGAAGCCGCAGCAGCCGCAGGCCATGGTGCCGGAAGTCGGCGTCGTGACGCTGCAACCCCAGAACGTAACACTGACGACCGATCTGCCCGGACGTACCTCGCCCTATCGCGTCGCGGACGTTCGCGCGCGCGTCGACGGCATCGTGCTCAAGCGCGATTTCACCGAAGGCGGTGACGTCAAGGCGGGGCAGCGTCTGTACAAGATCGATCCGGCCACTTACCAGGCCGCCTATGAGAACGCCAAGGCCACGCTCGCGAAGGCGGTCGCGAATCAGGCGTCGACGAAGCTGCTGGCCGATCGCTACAAGCAACTGGTGGCCGCCGAGGCCGTGTCGAAGCAGGATTACGACAACGCCGTGGCGGCAGCCCTTCAGGCCGACGCCGACGTGCAGGCCGGCAAGGCCGCCGTGGACACCGCCAGGATCAACCTGGGCTACACCGATGTGCCCGCCCCGATCTCGGGCCGTACCGGCCTGTCGCAGGTGACCGAGGGTGCCTACGTGCAGGCCGGCGCCGCCACGCTCATGACGACCGTTCAGCAGATCGATCCGATGTACGTCGACGTGACGCAATCGGCGGCCGACGGGCTGCGTCTGCGCCGCGCGCTGGCCGACGGCAAGCTGCAGAGCGCCGGCAAGAATGCGGCTGCCGTGTCGCTCACGCTGGAAGACGGCACGAAGTACCCGCTCGAGGGCAAGCTGCAGTTCTCGGACATCACCGTCGACCAGACGACCGGCTCGGTGACCGTGCGCGCCATTTTCCCGAACCCGAACCGCGAGTTGCTGCCCGGCATGTTCGTGCACGCCACGCTCAGGGAAGGGGTCAAGGAAGGCGGTCTGCTGGTGCCGCAGCAAGGTGTCACGCGTGACCAGAAGGGCCAGCCGACGGCGCTCATCGTGAACAAGGAAGGCAAGGTCGAGTTGCGCCAGCTGGTGACCGATCGGGCCATCGGCGATAAATGGCTCGTGAGCTCGGGTCTGGCGGCCGGCGATCAGGTGATCGTGGCTGGCCTGCAGAAGGTTCGTCCGGGCGCCCCCGCGAAGGCCGTTCCGGCACAGTTGCCGGGTGCACAAGCCCCTGCGGGCGCCAGCGCGCCGGCCGCGGCCGCCGCTGCCCCCGCATCGCAGGCCGACGCCGCCTCGAGCGCCAAAGCCCAATAA
- the modA gene encoding molybdate ABC transporter substrate-binding protein, which translates to MKAVVIASLKFHAPAAMLRRALTVATVGAGLLFAGHAAAQQVFAAASMKNALDDLSAAYTRETGKKPVLVYGASSTLARQIEKGAPADVFISADQDWMDYAQKHDLIDTGTRRNLLGNELVLIAPATTTGDVDLKTGAELDAKLGGGRLAMGDPAHVPAGLYGKAALEKLGVWSKVQGRVAAADNVRNALLLVARGEAPYGIVYKTDANAEKRVRIAGTFPADSHAPIIYPVAVTKQANRAEADPFFKFLQSPAALATFQRYGFSRP; encoded by the coding sequence GTGAAAGCTGTCGTTATCGCAAGCCTCAAGTTCCACGCGCCGGCCGCCATGCTGCGTCGCGCGCTCACCGTGGCCACCGTCGGCGCGGGCCTGTTGTTTGCCGGCCACGCCGCCGCGCAGCAGGTGTTCGCCGCCGCCAGCATGAAAAACGCCCTCGACGATTTGTCCGCCGCCTACACCAGGGAAACCGGCAAGAAGCCGGTGCTCGTGTACGGCGCGAGTTCGACGCTCGCACGCCAGATCGAGAAAGGTGCACCGGCCGACGTCTTCATCTCGGCCGACCAGGACTGGATGGACTACGCGCAGAAACACGATCTGATCGACACGGGCACGCGTCGCAACCTGCTCGGCAACGAACTGGTGCTCATCGCCCCGGCCACGACCACGGGCGACGTCGATCTGAAGACCGGCGCCGAGCTCGACGCGAAGCTCGGCGGCGGCAGGCTCGCCATGGGCGACCCCGCCCACGTGCCGGCCGGCCTCTACGGCAAGGCGGCACTCGAGAAGCTCGGCGTCTGGTCGAAGGTACAGGGCAGGGTTGCCGCCGCGGACAACGTGCGCAACGCCCTGTTGCTGGTCGCGCGCGGCGAAGCGCCCTACGGCATCGTGTACAAGACGGACGCCAACGCCGAAAAGCGCGTGCGCATCGCGGGCACGTTCCCGGCCGACAGCCACGCGCCGATCATCTATCCCGTCGCCGTGACGAAGCAGGCCAATCGCGCCGAAGCCGACCCGTTCTTCAAGTTCCTGCAATCGCCCGCCGCGCTGGCCACATTCCAGCGCTACGGCTTCAGCCGGCCCTGA
- a CDS encoding acyl-CoA-binding protein: MSDLQARFEAAVAESKQLPERPDNLTLLRIYALYKQGTEGDVTGARPGMTDFVGRAKYDAWEMLKGKSKEEVQQAYVELIEGLKG, translated from the coding sequence ATGAGCGATCTTCAAGCACGATTCGAAGCGGCGGTGGCCGAATCGAAGCAACTGCCTGAGCGCCCCGACAATCTGACGCTGCTGCGCATCTACGCCCTCTACAAGCAAGGCACCGAAGGGGATGTGACGGGCGCACGTCCCGGCATGACCGATTTCGTCGGCCGCGCCAAGTACGACGCCTGGGAAATGCTCAAGGGCAAGTCGAAAGAGGAGGTCCAGCAAGCGTATGTCGAGCTCATCGAAGGGTTGAAGGGATGA